A genomic region of Sideroxydans sp. CL21 contains the following coding sequences:
- the ruvA gene encoding Holliday junction branch migration protein RuvA, with protein sequence MIGRLSGILLEKNPPQILLDVQGVGYELDVPMSTFYNLPALHEKVVLHTHFVVREDAQLLYGFATGEERIAFRQLLKISGVGPKLALSVLSGLSLGDLSLAVANKDAGRLTKIPGVGKKTAERLLLELQGKFTATGAGTSSVTPAASSASDIVNALQALGYNDKEADWAARQLPKEANVSDGIRQALKLLSKA encoded by the coding sequence ATGATCGGAAGATTGAGCGGCATCCTGCTGGAAAAGAATCCACCGCAGATTTTGCTGGATGTGCAAGGCGTGGGCTACGAACTGGATGTGCCGATGAGCACGTTCTACAACCTGCCCGCGTTGCATGAGAAAGTCGTGCTGCATACGCATTTCGTGGTGCGTGAGGATGCGCAACTCCTCTATGGTTTCGCCACCGGCGAGGAGCGCATCGCTTTCCGCCAGTTGCTCAAGATCAGCGGCGTCGGCCCCAAGCTGGCGCTGTCGGTGTTGTCCGGCCTGAGTCTCGGCGATCTGTCGCTGGCGGTCGCGAACAAGGATGCGGGTCGGCTCACCAAGATACCCGGTGTGGGCAAGAAGACCGCCGAGCGTCTGTTGCTGGAACTGCAAGGCAAGTTCACCGCGACAGGTGCAGGAACTTCATCAGTCACACCTGCCGCATCTTCCGCCAGCGATATCGTAAATGCATTGCAGGCGCTGGGTTACAACGACAAGGAAGCCGACTGGGCGGCTAGGCAACTGCCCAAGGAGGCCAATGTCTCTGACGGTATCCGCCAGGCGCTTAAGTTATTATCCAAAGCATGA
- the ruvC gene encoding crossover junction endodeoxyribonuclease RuvC, with protein MSHPSPFPLPPSRIRILGIDPGLRITGFGVLDKEGQQLHYVASGCIKTPDGELPERLKAILSGLGEVIALHKPEQVAVEKVFVNVNPQSTLLLGQARGAAICAAVLAGLSVAEYTALQVKQAVVGNGHAGKEQVQAMVQRLLKLSGTPSPDAADALACAICHAHGGMGLGALATKGFRVRGGRLV; from the coding sequence ATGAGCCACCCTTCCCCCTTCCCTCTTCCCCCTTCTCGTATAAGGATTTTAGGCATCGACCCCGGCTTGCGCATTACGGGATTTGGTGTGTTGGATAAAGAAGGCCAACAGTTGCACTATGTTGCCAGCGGTTGCATCAAGACGCCTGACGGCGAACTGCCTGAGCGATTGAAAGCCATCTTGAGCGGGTTGGGCGAAGTCATTGCATTGCATAAGCCAGAACAAGTGGCGGTGGAAAAAGTGTTCGTTAACGTGAATCCGCAGTCGACTTTATTGTTGGGGCAGGCGCGCGGCGCGGCCATCTGTGCGGCGGTACTGGCGGGACTTTCGGTGGCCGAATATACCGCGCTGCAAGTGAAGCAGGCGGTCGTCGGCAACGGCCATGCCGGCAAGGAGCAAGTGCAGGCAATGGTGCAGCGCTTGTTGAAACTGTCCGGCACACCCAGCCCGGATGCAGCGGACGCGCTGGCTTGTGCGATCTGCCACGCACACGGCGGCATGGGTCTGGGCGCTTTGGCGACCAAAGGTTTTCGAGTCCGAGGAGGAAGGCTGGTATGA
- a CDS encoding prenyltransferase has translation MTQPMEPTLATFQNPFARYFAATRPAFLTASLMACLLGLATAWHGSLEFDIPLALATLLFGLLAHAGVNVLNDYYDALNGTDAQNTERIFPFTGGSRFIQNGVLTLAQTRNFGFALMACVAAAGLWLMARSAPHLMYVGLAGLFVGWAYSAPPFRLNSRGLGELCVAAGFLAITVGTDFVQRKEFAAAPFIAGLSYALLVTNLLYINQFPDRMADTAAGKLHWVARLEVQHARWGYALIVVLAYAWLLLSVLLGWLPSLALLVLLALPFSVKAACLLFRHAAQPQQLGDAIKLTIGAMMTHGTLLSLALILSKGNT, from the coding sequence ATGACGCAACCGATGGAACCGACGCTCGCAACATTTCAGAATCCGTTTGCGCGCTATTTTGCGGCGACTCGTCCTGCTTTCCTCACGGCGAGTTTGATGGCCTGTCTGCTCGGACTGGCAACCGCCTGGCATGGCAGCCTCGAGTTCGATATTCCGCTCGCGCTGGCTACCTTGCTGTTCGGTTTGCTGGCGCATGCGGGTGTGAACGTGCTCAACGATTACTACGACGCACTGAACGGCACCGATGCGCAGAATACTGAACGTATTTTTCCGTTTACCGGCGGCAGTCGCTTTATCCAGAACGGGGTGCTGACGCTGGCGCAGACCCGGAACTTTGGCTTTGCGCTGATGGCCTGCGTGGCTGCAGCCGGGCTATGGTTGATGGCGCGTTCGGCTCCGCATTTGATGTACGTCGGCCTCGCTGGCCTGTTTGTCGGCTGGGCATATTCCGCACCGCCGTTCCGCTTGAACAGTCGCGGCCTGGGCGAGTTATGTGTAGCGGCGGGATTCCTAGCGATCACTGTCGGCACGGATTTCGTGCAGCGCAAAGAATTTGCCGCCGCGCCGTTCATTGCGGGCTTGTCTTATGCACTGCTGGTGACCAATCTGCTCTATATCAACCAGTTTCCAGACCGTATGGCCGACACTGCGGCAGGCAAATTGCATTGGGTGGCGCGCCTTGAAGTGCAACATGCACGCTGGGGTTATGCGTTGATCGTGGTGTTGGCTTATGCGTGGTTACTGTTGAGCGTGCTGCTGGGCTGGTTGCCGTCGCTGGCGCTGCTGGTATTGCTGGCGCTGCCATTTAGTGTGAAGGCAGCATGCCTGTTGTTTCGCCATGCCGCCCAACCGCAGCAGTTGGGCGATGCGATCAAATTGACTATCGGCGCGATGATGACGCACGGAACACTGCTGTCGCTGGCGCTGATTTTAAGCAAGGGAAATACATGA
- a CDS encoding YebC/PmpR family DNA-binding transcriptional regulator has product MAGHSKWANIQHRKGRQDAKRGQIFTRLIKEITVASKLGGSDPDINPRLRLAMEKAYDQNMPKDNVERAIKRGAGELEGVDYMELRYEGYGINGAAVMVDCLTDNKTRTVADVRHAFAKNGGNLGTDGSVSFLFKHCGHMIFAPGTDENALMEVALDAGAEDIVNNDDGSIEVITSPHDFMAVKQRLEAAGFKPEMGEVTMKPESEVTFTGEDAVKMRKLLDALEDLDDVQEVYSTAVIEE; this is encoded by the coding sequence ATGGCAGGTCACAGTAAATGGGCGAACATCCAGCATCGCAAAGGCCGTCAGGATGCCAAACGCGGCCAGATATTCACCCGGCTAATCAAGGAGATCACCGTCGCATCCAAGCTGGGGGGCAGCGATCCGGACATCAATCCGCGTCTGCGTCTGGCAATGGAAAAGGCCTATGACCAGAACATGCCCAAGGACAACGTCGAACGCGCAATCAAGCGCGGGGCGGGCGAACTGGAAGGCGTCGATTACATGGAACTGCGCTATGAAGGCTATGGAATCAATGGCGCGGCGGTGATGGTGGATTGCCTCACCGACAACAAGACACGCACGGTGGCCGACGTGCGCCACGCCTTCGCCAAAAACGGTGGCAATCTCGGCACCGACGGTTCGGTGTCGTTCCTGTTCAAGCATTGCGGGCACATGATCTTTGCTCCCGGCACCGATGAGAACGCATTGATGGAAGTGGCACTGGATGCCGGTGCGGAAGACATCGTCAATAACGACGACGGCAGCATCGAAGTCATCACCTCGCCGCATGATTTCATGGCGGTGAAGCAGCGTCTGGAAGCGGCAGGCTTCAAGCCCGAGATGGGCGAAGTCACCATGAAGCCGGAGAGCGAAGTGACGTTCACGGGTGAGGATGCGGTGAAGATGCGCAAGTTGCTGGATGCGCTGGAAGACCTCGACGACGTGCAAGAGGTCTATTCAACGGCGGTGATTGAAGAGTGA
- a CDS encoding EF-hand domain-containing protein, whose amino-acid sequence MKAFPRLIMMGSLLCAAPLVHACDVGHHGEYGDYIFKEMDKNGDGAISKKEFDAFHNAQFKKFDLNHDGKITQEEMDSVHEKMAGKCETGPGGHEETFDERFDESDINHDGALSKDEAEIGMPMLFAHFDEIDANHDGKITKEEVAAGMKKMHEKMHEQYDEDMKKSDQK is encoded by the coding sequence ATGAAAGCTTTTCCCCGATTGATCATGATGGGCAGTCTATTGTGCGCCGCGCCGCTGGTTCACGCTTGCGATGTCGGCCATCACGGCGAATATGGCGACTATATATTCAAGGAAATGGACAAGAACGGCGATGGCGCGATCAGCAAGAAGGAGTTTGATGCATTCCATAACGCGCAATTCAAGAAATTCGACCTGAACCATGACGGCAAGATCACGCAGGAAGAAATGGATTCCGTGCACGAAAAAATGGCCGGAAAATGCGAAACGGGTCCCGGCGGGCACGAAGAGACCTTCGATGAACGCTTCGACGAGTCCGATATCAACCATGACGGTGCGTTGAGCAAGGACGAGGCGGAGATCGGGATGCCGATGCTGTTCGCACATTTCGACGAGATCGATGCGAACCATGACGGCAAGATCACCAAAGAAGAAGTGGCCGCCGGCATGAAAAAAATGCATGAAAAGATGCACGAACAGTACGACGAAGACATGAAAAAATCCGACCAGAAGTAA